The nucleotide sequence ACCTGCCGCGTTTTTGCGAATGCGCCGGCACCGACGCGGACAATGCGCGCTGGCTCCAGGCGCATATCGCCACCCTGCCCAGCGGGGTACGCTAGGCATCGCGGTAAAACGTTTCGATCCGTTCCAGGTACGCCCCCAGATTTTCAAAACGGTGATTTCCGCCCGTTTCCACCACGACCTCATACCCTTCGTAGACGGCCTCGGCCACTTTGTAATCGAGCAGCTCGTCCCCCGTCTGCAGCAGGACCAGCAGCCGTGCATCCGGCAGCCGCATCGTCTCGGCAATGCGTGCCAACTGCAGCAGGTACTCGCTTTTCCATTCAAAAGGTTCCCCGCTGCACCAGAACGTATTGGTGCCCACATACGGCGCCAGGGTTTGGTAGGGATGCACGGAGGGGTTGATCAGTACGGCATCGAGCCCATACTCGCTGCTTAGCGCCGTCGCATAGAAGCCGCCCAGCGACGAACCGATCAAGAGGGAAATATCATACTGCTCGATCACACGGCGCAGTGCCGCCATGGCGGCGTCCGGTTCGACCGGGACATCGGGGGAAAGCAGCTTAGTTTCGCCGAAATGCGCCTTGAGCAGGCGGGTTTTCGTCGAATCGCCGCAGCTGGCGAAACCGTGGATATAGAGGATCATACGCGGTCCTCATCCATTGCCCAACAGCGCCCTCACTCCGGAAACCTCTCCGCTGGACCTGAAGGTCTCTTCCAGGACGGCGAACACCCGGCCGGCGTCGTTGTTGCCCATATTCATCACAAGCCCCTTCAACGCATGCAGCGAGTGCGCCACCCGCTCGGCGTCCGGCGGGACAACCGCCACTAACGCCTTGAGCTGCAAGAGTTCCTTCCGCAGGTCCCTCGTGCCCGCCTCAAGCAGCGCATCCACCTGCGCAGCGTCCAGACCGAACGCTGCGAAATGCGTCCGTGCCGTCGCCAATGTGTCGGTGATCAATTGCTCCATTTTTCCGTTCCTTCAGATCTGTTGGGGACAGGCTACCCCAGGATGAATTAAATCGCGTTAAAGCATGTGCAACAGCTGCTTCCCATCCTCTTTTTATTATAATGGCGCTCAAAAGTGTCCGGGAAGACGCTATGAAAGAGAGTGCGATGCTGAACATTATCATTGCCGATGACCATGAAATCGTCCGCAGCGGGCTGATCATGCTGATCGAGCAGCAGGAGGGGATGTCCGTGACGGACAACGCCTCCTCTTTCGATGAACTGATAGCCTGTCTTGCGCGCAGGGTATATTCCCTGCTGATCCTCGATCTGAACCTCGGGGACAAGAACGGCATGGAATCGATCGAAAGCGTCAGTTCACGCTACCCCGAACTTCCCATCCTCGTCCTCAGCGCCTACCCCGAGGATCCCTACGCCCTGCAGGCGTTCCGGGCCGGTGCCTCAGGCTACCTCAATAAAGCCGTCATCGGCGCCGAACTCGTGCGGGCCATCCAGACCGTGGCCAAGGGCAGAAAATACATCAGCCCTACCCTCGAAGAGAGCATGCCCTACGGCACCGATCTCGGCAAGCAGGAAAAGGCCATGACCGCCACGCTCTCCAAACGCGAACTGGAGGTGCTCTCCTTTATTGCACGGGGCAGCTCTTACAAGGAGATCGCCGCGGAACTGGGCGTCAGTCCCAAAACCGTCTCCACCTACCGGACCCGTATCCTGGAGAAGCTGAACCTCTCCAGCACGACGGAACTGCTCCGTTTCGCGTTCGAACACGATATCGCCGCCTACTGAAAACGAGACGGCTGCGCTTACCCGTTCCGGTCGAGCACGGCCCGGATCTGGTTCGGCAGATAGTACTTGAACTGCTTCGGAAAGATGAAAAAGTCGATGTCGCCCTTTTGCGTTTCCAGCCCCTGCCAGTCGTCGATCTCAAACCGCATCGCCACGACCCCCATCGACGGGATCTTTGAGACGTGCTCTTCTGTCAGCATATTCGCAAAGGCGGTCAGCTGGGGGTTGTGGCCGATGACAAAAATCGTGTCGGCGTCATCCTCCTGCAGCATGACGGTTTCGAGTATCGTCTCCGGCGGCGTCAGGTAAAGCTCGCTCAGGTAGAGCAGCGGCCCGTCAAATCCGACTTTTTTGGCCAGCCTGTCCGCACTCTCCTGCGCACGCAGCGCACTGCTGGAGAGGATGAGATCGGGCACGATCCCGCGCAGAAGCAGGTACGAACCGATGGTATTGATATCCCGGTATCCCCTGTCGGTCAATCCGCGCTCAAAATCGCTCGCGCCCGGCTCTTCCCAGTCGGATTTCGCATGATGAATCAGATATAGCGTTTTGATGATATTGCCCTTCCGAAGCCCGAGACGTCTGTTTAGATGCGCCCCAGCTCCTGTGACATGGTCTTGGCCGCTTTATCCATGATCATTTTTGCCAGCGCGACGTTGCCGTCATCACGGAAGATGGCAAAGACGTTGATCTTCGCGAAGTTGTCCTTGCCGAACTCCCCGGCACTGTTGATCAGGAAGACGTGACCGTCGTGGGTCTTGGCCTCGATGGATGAGGCTTCGCTGAAGCCGACGTCCAGTGAGGACTCCGTCACCATACGGAAGGCGTCATTGAAGATACTGGCCGAATAGGGAATGTCCGTTCCCGTATGGTCATTGTCGATATAGAGGGTCTCACCGGAGTAGTTCAAAACGGCCGAACCGAGGTAGCCGTTCACCGCGCGGAGTCTCTGCATGGATTTGTCGAAATCGATCATTGTCTATCCTTTTTCTCTTATTTGTTCAGCGACTGCATGAAGTCGTTGAATGTGTCAGCACTCTGGCCGTTTTCGGCCAGAAAATCCATCAGCGCTTTTTCGGAAGCTTCCACCCCCTCGCTCTTTTCAATCTCAAGCAGCTTCGCATAGAGCGGGAGGATGACATCCCGGGCCTTCTGCGTCATACGGCGGCGCGTCGAAACGTAGTTTCTGAAAGAGCCGTCCGGGTTCTTGGCCATTCGGACCTGGGCAAGCACGAGGTAATATCCCCCGTCTTTACAGAGGTTTTTGACAAATGCATAGACGTCTTTGCCCGCTTTGATGTTCTCCCAGAGGTACTTGAAGATCACTTTCGGCATATCGGGATGGCGCAGGATCGCATGCGGCTGATCCAGCAGGTCGCCCTGCGAATAACCGGAGATCTTCATAAAAATCGGGTTGGTATAGGTGATGTTCCCTTCGGCATCCGCTTTGGATACGATCATATCCACGTCGGTTACTTCATGTTCCGCATCGGTCGGTGTCGGTCTTTCCATTATCTGGCCCCTTCGTTATTTTTTCACGGGGCAATCTTAACGGAAAGGCACGATCGGAATATGTAGGAAATATCCTACAGGCGAACCGGGAGTGTAGGAATGCCTCTCAGACGGGGGTGGTTCGGCGGAGGGTCAGGAGTATTGCCGGAGCACGGCCTCGAGCTTTTTCTCTTCGAGCGGCTTGGTGAGGTAGCCGTTCATGCCGCTTTGCAGGAACTTCTCCCTGTCGCCTTCCATGGCGTTCGCCGTCAGCGCGATAATCGGAACGCTGCTGCCGAGTCTCTCCCGGATGCGGCGGGTCGCATCGAGGCCGTTCATCACGGGCATATTGACGTCCATCAGGATCAGGTCGAACGCCTCTTTCTCCATTTTGTCAAGGACCTCCTGCCCGTTCTCGACGAAGACCGCGTCGATGCCGTACTGTGACAGCAGCAGCTGGACCAGCAGCCGGTTCATCTCCAGGTCTTCGGCGACCAGTACTTTCATCCCGCTGTTGACCGCATGCTCCGTACCTGTTTCTGCCGCTTCGCTTTCATCCGCCTCCGTCAAAGCGTTGGATGCGGCATCGTACGATGCC is from Sulfurimonas sp. HSL-1656 and encodes:
- a CDS encoding YqiA/YcfP family alpha/beta fold hydrolase, with product MILYIHGFASCGDSTKTRLLKAHFGETKLLSPDVPVEPDAAMAALRRVIEQYDISLLIGSSLGGFYATALSSEYGLDAVLINPSVHPYQTLAPYVGTNTFWCSGEPFEWKSEYLLQLARIAETMRLPDARLLVLLQTGDELLDYKVAEAVYEGYEVVVETGGNHRFENLGAYLERIETFYRDA
- a CDS encoding response regulator transcription factor — encoded protein: MKESAMLNIIIADDHEIVRSGLIMLIEQQEGMSVTDNASSFDELIACLARRVYSLLILDLNLGDKNGMESIESVSSRYPELPILVLSAYPEDPYALQAFRAGASGYLNKAVIGAELVRAIQTVAKGRKYISPTLEESMPYGTDLGKQEKAMTATLSKRELEVLSFIARGSSYKEIAAELGVSPKTVSTYRTRILEKLNLSSTTELLRFAFEHDIAAY
- a CDS encoding histidine phosphatase family protein encodes the protein MIKTLYLIHHAKSDWEEPGASDFERGLTDRGYRDINTIGSYLLLRGIVPDLILSSSALRAQESADRLAKKVGFDGPLLYLSELYLTPPETILETVMLQEDDADTIFVIGHNPQLTAFANMLTEEHVSKIPSMGVVAMRFEIDDWQGLETQKGDIDFFIFPKQFKYYLPNQIRAVLDRNG
- a CDS encoding PAS domain-containing protein — encoded protein: MERPTPTDAEHEVTDVDMIVSKADAEGNITYTNPIFMKISGYSQGDLLDQPHAILRHPDMPKVIFKYLWENIKAGKDVYAFVKNLCKDGGYYLVLAQVRMAKNPDGSFRNYVSTRRRMTQKARDVILPLYAKLLEIEKSEGVEASEKALMDFLAENGQSADTFNDFMQSLNK